The following proteins come from a genomic window of Triticum aestivum cultivar Chinese Spring chromosome 6A, IWGSC CS RefSeq v2.1, whole genome shotgun sequence:
- the LOC123131665 gene encoding sucrose:sucrose 1-fructosyltransferase: protein MEARDGGSAPLPCSYAPLPEDAEAATTVGRAHRTAGPLCAALLLATAVVLLVVAALAGVRVNGQLPAGGIVVMSDHQTTVDAAPMSTSSRGPDSGVSEKTSGAGAHGGMLGADAGGNAFPWSNAMLQWQRTGFHFQPEKNWMNDPNGPVYYKGWYHLFYQYNPDSAIWGNKIAWGHAASRDLVRWRHLPVAMSPDQWYDINGVWSGSATVLPDGRIVMLYTGSTNASVQVQCLAFPTDPSDPLLINWTKYENNPVMYPPPGVGEKDFRDPTTAWFDGSDDTWRLVIGSKDDRHAGMVMTYKTNDFINYELVPGLLHRVPGTGMWECIDLYPVGGKRGIDMTEVVAAASTNGGDDVLHVMKESSDDDRHDYYALGRYDAAKNTWTPLDADADVGIGLRYDWGKFYASKTFYDPAKKRRVLWGWVGETDSEHADVAKGWASLQSIPRTVVLDTKTGSNLLQWPVEEVETLRTNSTNLGGVTVDHGSVFPLSLHRATQLDIEASFRLDQLDVAASKEADVGYNCSTSGGTTGRGTLGPFGLLVLADARRHGGDMERTGVYFYVARSLDGGLRTHFCHDEMRSSHANDIVKRVVGNIVPVLNGEEFTMRVLVDHSIVESFAMGGRLTATSRVYPTEAIYANAGVYLFNNATSARVNVTRLVVHEMDSSYNQAYMASL from the exons ATGGAGGCCAGAGACGGCGGCTCAGCGCCCCTGCCGTGCTCCTACGCGCCACTGCCGGAGGATGCCGAGGCCGCCACCACGGTGGGGCGCGCGCACCGGACTGCAGGCCCGCTCTGTGCCGCCCTGCTGCTGGCGACGGCAGTCGTGCTCCTCGTGGTTGCCGCGCTCGCCGGCGTCAGGGTCAACGGCCAGCTGCCCGCCGGTGGCATCGTCGTCATGTCTGACCACCAGACAACGGTCGACGCGGCGCCGATGAGCACCAGCAGCCGGGGCCCTGACTCCGGCGTGTCAGAGAAGACGTCCGGCGCCGGCGCCCACGGCGGCATGCTTGGGGCGGACGCCGGCGGCAACGCGTTCCCGTGGAGCAATGCCATGCTCCAGTGGCAGCGCACGGGTTTTCACTTCCAGCCCGAGAAGAACTGGATGAACGACCCCAACG GTCCCGTGTACTACAAGGGATGGTACCACCTCTTTTACCAGTACAACCCGGACAGTGCCATCTGGGGCAACAAGATCGCGTGGGGGCACGCCGCCTCCCGCGACTTGGTCCGGTGGCGCCACCTCCCCGTGGCAATGTCCCCTGACCAATGGTACGACATCAATGGCGTCTGGTCAGGCTCTGCCACCGTCCTCCCCGACGGCCGCATCGTCATGCTCTACACCGGCTCCACCAACGCATCGGTCCAGGTCCAATGCTTGGCTTTCCCCACCGACCCTTCCGACCCTTTGCTCATCAACTGGACCAAGTATGAGAACAACCCGGTGATGTACCCGCCACCGGGCGTCGGGGAGAAGGACTTCAGGGACCCGACCACTGCGTGGTTTGATGGTTCAGATGACACATGGCGGCTCGTCATCGGCTCCAAGGATGACCGCCATGCCGGCATGGTCATGACCTATAAGACCAATGATTTCATCAACTATGAGCTTGTCCCCGGGTTGCTTCACCGTGTTCCGGGGACGGGTATGTGGGAGTGCATTGATTTGTACCCGGTCGGTGGTAAAAGGGGCATTGACATGACAGAGGTAGTGGCAGCGGCGTCCACCAATGGCGGTGACGATGTGTTGCACGTGATGAAGGAGAGCTCTGACGATGACCGGCACGACTACTATGCGTTGGGGAGGTATGACGCGGCAAAGAACACATGGACGCCATTGGACGCCGATGCCGATGTCGGCATTGGGCTGAGGTATGACTGGGGAAAGTTCTATGCGTCCAAGACGTTCTATGATCCGGCGAAGAAGCGGCGTGTGCTGTGGGGGTGGGTCGGTGAGACCGACTCCGAGCACGCTGATGTCGCCAAGGGATGGGCCTCCCTCCAG TCGATCCCTCGCACTGTGGTGCTGGACACCAAGACGGGGAGCAACCTCCTGCAGTGGCCCGTGGAGGAGGTGGAGACGCTCCGGACCAACTCCACCAACCTTGGAGGCGTTACCGTCGACCATGGCTCCGTATTCCCACTCAGCCTTCACCGTGCCAcccagctcgacatcgaggcctcATTTCGTCTTGACCAGCTTGACGTCGCCGCTTCCAAGGAGGCGGATGTCGGCTACAACTGCAGCACCAGCGGTGGCACGACTGGACGGGGCACACTCGGTCCCTTCGGCCTCCTTGTGCTTGCTGATGCCAGGCGCCATGGTGGTGACATGGAGCGGACCGGCGTCTACTTCTACGTGGCCAGAAGCCTCGACGGCGGCCTGCGCACACACTTCTGCCATGACGAGATGCGCTCATCTCATGCCAACGATATTGTCAAGAGGGTCGTAGGCAATATTGTCCCCGTGCTCAATGGCGAGGAGTTTACGATGAGGGTGCTAGTGGACCATTCCATTGTTGAGAGCTTTGCAATGGGGGGGAGGTTGACGGCGACGTCACGGGTGTACCCAACGGAGGCCATCTATGCCAACGCTGGGGTCTACCTCTTCAACAACGCCACCAGCGCCCGGGTGAACGTCACAAGGCTCGTCGTCCATGAGATGGACTCCTCCTACAATCAGGCCTACATGGCCTCACTGTAA